The following proteins are encoded in a genomic region of Bacillus sp. FJAT-22090:
- the rpsI gene encoding 30S ribosomal protein S9: protein MAQVQYIGTGRRKSSVARVRLVPGEGKIIINKRDVEDYVPFETLREIIKQPLVTTQTLGSYDIHVNVNGGGFTGQAGAIRHGIARALLTVDPDFRPALKSAGFLTRDPRMKERKKYGLKGARRAPQFSKR from the coding sequence TTGGCACAAGTTCAATATATCGGCACTGGTCGCCGTAAAAGTTCAGTAGCACGCGTACGTTTAGTACCAGGCGAAGGAAAAATTATTATTAACAAACGTGACGTTGAAGATTACGTACCATTCGAAACTTTACGTGAAATCATTAAACAACCATTAGTAACTACTCAAACTCTTGGTAGCTATGATATTCATGTAAACGTTAATGGTGGTGGATTCACAGGTCAAGCAGGAGCAATCCGTCACGGTATTGCACGTGCTCTACTTACAGTAGATCCTGATTTCCGTCCAGCATTGAAATCTGCAGGATTCTTAACACGTGACCCACGTATGAAAGAACGTAAAAAATACGGTCTTAAAGGCGCACGTCGTGCACCTCAGTTCTCAAAACGTTAA
- a CDS encoding C45 family autoproteolytic acyltransferase/hydolase, translating into MGNVYSEIVQFQGDHYNFGYMQGNLLKESPIIINRKKQWASKSRHFLINEIEFKNVILTFAPQIWDEIQGLADSLKWKMEDAIREFGGYYLEYGRSGCSIFTGNEYMVRNYDNHPFSYEGRFTIYRPTDGGYAVIGPSMQITGRTDGMNEKGLAMGYNFINRKNSEDGFVCNMIGRIILETCANVDEAIDLLKEIPHRHSFSYVLLDTKGETFVVEASPRAVEVRQSNVCTNHFEELTEENRYRMDDSFRRQQAILQQQKNVTDPYTAYRMMNDTDKGIFSKKYGAWAGTLHTSFYFPQEMRIGFTLGGDRLPLIFDFNEWMQGEKMKAKRIKGVLDSNMPFINMEEINNIKHL; encoded by the coding sequence ATGGGGAATGTTTACAGTGAGATTGTTCAATTTCAAGGAGATCATTATAATTTCGGTTATATGCAAGGGAACCTTTTAAAAGAATCACCAATAATAATAAATAGAAAGAAACAGTGGGCTTCAAAAAGTCGCCACTTCCTTATTAATGAAATAGAATTCAAAAATGTAATTTTAACATTTGCCCCTCAAATTTGGGATGAGATTCAGGGACTTGCTGATTCTTTAAAATGGAAGATGGAAGATGCGATTCGAGAATTTGGTGGTTATTATCTTGAATATGGGAGAAGCGGTTGTTCCATTTTTACAGGAAATGAATATATGGTTCGCAACTATGACAATCATCCATTTTCATATGAAGGGCGCTTTACTATATATCGGCCGACCGATGGAGGTTATGCCGTAATTGGGCCTTCCATGCAAATTACAGGTCGTACAGATGGGATGAATGAAAAAGGGCTTGCAATGGGCTATAACTTCATTAATAGAAAGAATTCAGAGGATGGCTTTGTCTGTAATATGATCGGCCGCATTATTTTAGAAACATGTGCAAACGTAGATGAAGCAATTGATCTCTTGAAGGAAATTCCGCATCGTCATTCATTTAGCTATGTTTTATTGGATACTAAAGGAGAGACATTTGTGGTAGAAGCTTCACCAAGAGCGGTAGAAGTTCGTCAATCAAATGTATGTACGAATCATTTTGAAGAATTAACAGAAGAAAATAGATATCGTATGGATGACTCCTTCCGAAGACAACAAGCCATTCTCCAACAACAAAAAAATGTAACAGATCCTTACACAGCATACCGAATGATGAATGACACGGATAAAGGCATTTTTTCAAAAAAATATGGAGCATGGGCAGGTACTTTGCATACCTCCTTCTATTTTCCACAAGAAATGAGGATTGGATTTACACTTGGTGGTGATCGATTACCACTTATCTTTGATTTCAACGAGTGGATGCAAGGAGAAAAAATGAAGGCGAAACGAATAAAAGGCGTACTCGATTCAAATATGCCTTTTATCAATATGGAAGAAATCAATAATATAAAACATCTGTAA
- a CDS encoding amino acid permease, which yields MISIGGSIGTGLFLSSGAAINTAGPGGALLAYALVGAMVYFVMTSLGEMAAFMPTSGSFSTYGTKFVDPAFGFAIGWTYWFNWAMTIAAELSASTMIMKFWFPDSPSWVWSASFLTLIFLLNYLSVKGYGEGEYWLSLIKVSAIVIFIVVGVLMIFGIMGGEVVGFKNFTVGDAPFSGGLIGVFIVFIAAGFSFQGTEIVGVAAGESENPAKNVPIAIKSVFWRILLFYILAILVIALIIPYTHPSLQSENVMVSPFTLIFEKAGIAFAASLMNAVILTAVLSAGNSSLYASTRMLYSMAKEGQAPKIFGKLNKRGVPVAGMILTCAIGTLAFLASFFGDGVVYIWLMNAIGITGFIFWLGISISHYRFRKAFVAQGHSLDLLPYKAKWFPIGTIFAIACGLIVILAQNFQAFLADKVDWGSVVAAYLGIPLFLCLWIVYKLKNKTKFVKPEDVEFEFDYDKKLNK from the coding sequence ATGATTTCAATTGGAGGTTCTATTGGTACAGGACTATTTCTAAGTAGTGGCGCAGCGATCAATACAGCTGGCCCAGGTGGTGCTTTACTTGCATATGCTTTAGTTGGTGCAATGGTCTATTTTGTTATGACAAGCCTTGGAGAAATGGCAGCTTTTATGCCAACTAGTGGTTCCTTTAGTACGTATGGTACAAAGTTCGTAGATCCTGCATTTGGATTCGCAATCGGTTGGACATATTGGTTTAACTGGGCAATGACCATAGCGGCAGAGTTATCTGCCTCCACGATGATTATGAAGTTCTGGTTTCCAGATAGTCCATCATGGGTATGGAGTGCATCATTTTTAACGCTTATTTTTCTTTTGAACTATTTATCTGTTAAAGGGTACGGGGAAGGTGAATATTGGCTTTCCTTAATTAAAGTAAGTGCGATTGTTATCTTTATCGTAGTAGGTGTACTGATGATTTTCGGAATCATGGGTGGAGAAGTAGTAGGATTTAAAAACTTTACCGTTGGCGATGCTCCTTTTTCAGGAGGTCTCATTGGTGTATTTATTGTTTTTATTGCAGCAGGGTTCTCTTTTCAAGGAACCGAGATTGTTGGGGTGGCTGCTGGTGAAAGTGAAAATCCAGCGAAAAATGTACCTATCGCTATAAAAAGTGTTTTCTGGAGAATTCTTTTATTTTATATTTTAGCGATTCTCGTAATTGCTTTGATCATTCCTTACACACATCCAAGTTTACAAAGTGAAAATGTCATGGTTAGTCCTTTTACACTAATTTTTGAAAAAGCCGGAATTGCATTTGCAGCCTCACTTATGAACGCAGTTATTTTAACAGCTGTTTTATCAGCAGGTAACTCTAGTCTATATGCATCCACTCGTATGTTATATTCCATGGCTAAAGAGGGACAAGCTCCTAAGATTTTTGGCAAGCTTAATAAACGTGGTGTTCCAGTGGCTGGTATGATTTTAACGTGTGCTATCGGCACGCTTGCCTTTTTGGCTTCTTTCTTTGGTGATGGTGTCGTTTATATTTGGTTGATGAATGCTATCGGTATTACTGGGTTTATCTTTTGGCTCGGTATTTCGATCAGTCACTATCGTTTCCGTAAAGCCTTTGTTGCTCAAGGTCATTCACTGGACCTATTACCTTATAAAGCAAAATGGTTTCCGATCGGTACAATTTTTGCGATTGCATGCGGATTAATCGTTATTTTAGCTCAAAACTTCCAAGCTTTCCTTGCAGATAAAGTAGATTGGGGTAGCGTTGTTGCTGCTTACTTAGGCATACCTCTCTTCCTTTGCTTATGGATTGTCTATAAATTAAAAAATAAAACGAAATTCGTTAAACCTGAGGACGTAGAATTTGAATTTGATTATGATAAAAAATTAAATAAATAA
- a CDS encoding MFS transporter, whose amino-acid sequence MRSKFNVVTSTILLSIFIARFGTFLVLPYLTLFLLDEFHYSSFQIGAIISTLALSNLFMSFFIGPYIDKFRKDKVIITGLIGYLGCYFYFPFIDHYAGFILFAAVLGISQAIVEPTYRVLLSLYTEPENRRLIFNIRYFLINISAAIAPLTSVYFQQFGMKKLFFAVGFIFLINIVTFSVIFKKYPMKQVAADSKKISIFQSFYVFKKDQAFSIFILALIFISFGYSQFDSTFSQYLGITFDYELAIKYFSWLITTNAITVIVIQYFVYKLGEIISTTTSLMIGSSLLSVGLFFFGQSEHIFMLIIAMVIFTAGEVLVFTMVDIHIDDMCEDHEKGTYFALSGVKSIGRIAGPSLGGFLLDSLNGGGMVFTIIGLITVLAVPSFYLSNKVRRDLNAPIQHH is encoded by the coding sequence ATGAGAAGTAAATTTAATGTTGTTACGTCTACTATTCTGCTTAGTATTTTCATTGCGAGGTTTGGCACTTTTTTAGTGTTACCGTATCTTACACTATTTTTATTAGATGAATTTCATTATTCAAGCTTTCAGATTGGAGCCATTATTTCAACCTTAGCGTTATCTAATTTGTTTATGAGTTTCTTTATTGGGCCATATATTGATAAGTTTCGAAAAGATAAAGTCATCATTACGGGGCTGATCGGATATTTAGGGTGTTATTTCTATTTCCCGTTTATTGATCATTACGCTGGGTTCATTTTGTTTGCTGCGGTATTAGGGATAAGTCAAGCAATTGTAGAGCCTACGTATCGTGTGCTGTTAAGTCTGTACACGGAGCCTGAAAATAGACGGTTGATCTTTAATATTCGGTATTTTTTAATTAATATTTCTGCAGCGATCGCTCCGCTAACGTCTGTCTATTTTCAGCAATTTGGCATGAAGAAGTTGTTTTTCGCTGTTGGTTTTATATTCTTAATTAATATAGTGACATTTTCCGTTATCTTTAAAAAGTATCCGATGAAACAAGTGGCGGCAGATTCTAAGAAAATATCTATATTTCAATCGTTCTATGTGTTTAAAAAGGATCAAGCATTTAGCATATTTATATTAGCTTTAATTTTTATCAGTTTCGGTTATAGCCAATTCGATTCGACCTTTAGTCAGTATTTAGGTATTACGTTTGATTATGAGCTAGCGATTAAGTATTTTTCGTGGCTCATCACAACCAATGCCATTACTGTTATCGTGATTCAATACTTTGTTTATAAGTTAGGGGAAATAATTAGTACAACGACTTCGTTGATGATTGGAAGCTCTTTGTTATCGGTTGGTTTGTTTTTCTTTGGACAGAGTGAGCACATTTTCATGTTAATCATTGCGATGGTCATTTTTACAGCTGGAGAAGTTTTAGTGTTCACAATGGTGGACATTCATATTGATGACATGTGCGAAGACCATGAAAAAGGAACCTATTTTGCATTATCAGGAGTGAAATCGATTGGTAGAATAGCTGGCCCAAGTTTAGGTGGTTTCCTATTAGATAGCTTGAATGGTGGGGGAATGGTATTTACTATCATTGGACTTATTACTGTGCTGGCCGTACCATCCTTTTATTTAAGTAACAAAGTGAGGAGAGATTTAAATGCGCCTATACAACACCATTAA
- a CDS encoding GNAT family N-acetyltransferase codes for MRLYNTIKNKAYWLVDQINIEGKSEEDYKVEFTKLLKEYEEQKIEYLSLLMEEHFENWLLSKGFRKISVIHEYTKSLEEEQLIESELKFHALSEGLMTDKEFADAYELCRSGSANKNIPQLIEKIMAALSQELGENWRSHCYYFLKDNELVGISIPHMEMGTTDEGKMFYFGIVPNKRGFGLGAEIHKITLYLMKQMNAKTYVGSTDESNKHMINIFKKNGCVIRNKKGIYRIDKD; via the coding sequence ATGCGCCTATACAACACCATTAAAAACAAAGCATACTGGTTGGTAGATCAAATTAATATAGAGGGCAAGTCAGAAGAAGATTATAAAGTGGAATTTACCAAGTTATTAAAAGAATATGAGGAACAAAAAATTGAATATTTATCATTACTAATGGAAGAACACTTTGAAAACTGGTTACTTTCTAAAGGGTTTAGAAAAATTTCGGTCATCCATGAATATACAAAATCGTTAGAAGAAGAACAGCTAATTGAAAGTGAGTTAAAATTCCACGCTCTATCGGAAGGGTTAATGACAGACAAAGAGTTTGCCGATGCATATGAATTATGTCGTTCAGGTTCAGCAAATAAAAACATCCCACAATTAATTGAGAAAATAATGGCCGCCTTATCTCAAGAACTAGGAGAAAACTGGAGAAGTCATTGCTATTACTTTTTAAAAGACAATGAATTGGTTGGAATTAGTATTCCCCATATGGAGATGGGAACAACAGATGAAGGGAAAATGTTCTACTTCGGCATTGTGCCTAACAAGAGAGGTTTCGGTTTGGGAGCAGAGATTCACAAAATCACGTTATATCTAATGAAACAAATGAACGCCAAAACTTACGTAGGCAGTACAGATGAAAGCAATAAGCATATGATCAATATCTTCAAGAAAAATGGCTGTGTTATTAGAAATAAAAAAGGAATTTATAGAATTGATAAAGATTAG
- a CDS encoding N-acetylmuramoyl-L-alanine amidase translates to MKKWLVIGVLFLISLVAVFYSTKASDLSFFMPEPLSGVKVVIDPGHGGLDGGASHGETVERDITLAMSLKLEKTLKENGATVVLTRRKEGDAIAEHAPDEDFPTIRSRKRADLLLREEIINNAEADIVISLHVNAVPEERWRGAQVFYHAEGHEGGELLAKSIQGAIREDIGNTEREALAIKQVYILKKSKAPTVLLETGFLSNNEERELLKSDKYQNQMVDAITKGVRRFVEDNIY, encoded by the coding sequence CTGAAAAAGTGGCTGGTTATTGGAGTATTGTTTTTAATTTCTTTGGTTGCAGTGTTTTATAGTACAAAAGCAAGCGATTTAAGTTTTTTCATGCCGGAACCATTAAGTGGGGTTAAAGTAGTAATAGACCCTGGGCATGGAGGTTTGGACGGAGGCGCCAGTCATGGTGAAACAGTAGAGAGAGATATTACGCTTGCTATGTCTCTAAAACTGGAAAAGACTTTAAAGGAAAATGGTGCTACCGTTGTTTTGACACGTCGTAAAGAAGGGGATGCAATTGCCGAGCATGCTCCCGATGAAGATTTCCCGACAATCCGTTCAAGAAAGCGTGCAGATTTACTTCTGCGAGAAGAGATTATTAATAATGCGGAAGCGGATATAGTGATCAGCTTACATGTAAATGCGGTCCCAGAGGAAAGATGGAGAGGGGCGCAAGTATTCTATCATGCGGAGGGACATGAAGGTGGAGAGTTACTAGCGAAATCCATTCAAGGGGCAATCCGTGAAGATATTGGAAATACAGAAAGAGAAGCACTTGCCATCAAACAAGTTTATATTTTGAAGAAATCAAAAGCACCTACGGTATTACTAGAAACTGGATTTTTGAGCAATAATGAAGAAAGAGAATTGCTAAAATCCGATAAGTATCAAAACCAAATGGTAGACGCGATTACAAAGGGTGTACGTCGTTTCGTAGAAGATAATATTTACTGA
- a CDS encoding Mrp/NBP35 family ATP-binding protein — MINEQQVRALLGELNDPFLHRTLEETNGITEVSIKEEKNHVSVKLAIAKINSAEQMQLQGKVVEVLKDAGAATVGIRFEELPKEVLEQFRGQAKESDNESILSPGSKVKIISIASGKGGVGKSTVSVNLAVALARLGKKVGLVDADIYGFSVPDMMGVKDMPQIKEDRIIPVDRKGVKVISMGFFVEDNTPVVWRGPMLGKVLDQFFKDVEWGELDYLLLDLPPGTGDVALDIHQMLPTSKEIVVTTPHPTAAFVAARAGAMALQTDHEILGVIENMSWFESKSTGEREFVFGKGGGPKLADELRTELLGQIPLGQPDWNDIDFAPSVYGETHDTGKIYLDIARKVIEKA; from the coding sequence ATGATTAATGAGCAACAAGTAAGAGCATTATTAGGAGAATTAAATGATCCATTTTTACATAGAACATTAGAAGAAACAAACGGAATTACAGAGGTATCTATAAAAGAAGAAAAAAATCATGTCAGTGTAAAGTTAGCAATTGCAAAAATTAATTCTGCAGAGCAAATGCAATTGCAAGGAAAAGTAGTGGAAGTATTAAAGGACGCAGGAGCAGCAACTGTTGGTATTCGTTTTGAAGAACTTCCAAAAGAAGTATTAGAGCAATTTCGCGGTCAAGCAAAAGAAAGCGATAATGAAAGCATCCTTTCCCCTGGCAGCAAAGTGAAAATTATTTCAATTGCTTCTGGTAAAGGTGGAGTTGGTAAATCAACTGTATCCGTAAACTTAGCAGTTGCACTTGCACGTCTAGGGAAAAAAGTCGGCTTAGTAGACGCAGATATATACGGGTTTAGTGTTCCAGATATGATGGGTGTCAAAGATATGCCACAAATTAAAGAAGACCGTATTATCCCTGTAGATCGTAAAGGTGTAAAAGTAATTTCGATGGGATTCTTCGTAGAAGACAATACTCCTGTAGTTTGGCGTGGGCCAATGCTTGGAAAAGTGTTAGATCAATTCTTTAAAGATGTGGAGTGGGGCGAGTTAGATTATTTATTATTAGACTTACCTCCAGGTACAGGTGACGTTGCCTTAGACATTCACCAAATGTTACCTACCTCTAAAGAAATAGTAGTAACAACACCGCATCCTACTGCAGCATTCGTAGCAGCACGTGCTGGGGCAATGGCTCTTCAAACAGATCATGAAATATTAGGCGTAATTGAAAACATGTCTTGGTTTGAATCTAAATCTACTGGAGAGCGTGAATTTGTATTCGGTAAAGGTGGGGGACCAAAACTTGCGGATGAACTTCGTACAGAATTACTTGGTCAAATACCACTAGGACAACCAGATTGGAACGATATTGATTTTGCTCCCTCTGTATATGGAGAAACACATGATACAGGTAAAATATATTTAGATATTGCTCGAAAAGTTATTGAAAAAGCATAA
- the gerD gene encoding spore germination lipoprotein GerD codes for MKYFAFILLTIGLLAGCNGNPTSSTPSYDEMKKMVIDALQTEEGKKSVRKLLDDPEFQGMLVIDSEQVKKSVEQTMLSKDAEEFWKEVYQDPKFSETMAKSMMKQQEELMKTLMKDPEYLKSLESFFGSAEMNKELGKVLQSPEMRKEMQKVVEETIQSPLLQTKWQKLVEEAGGGGQKSEGGGGGSEEKGSEQGKEAEK; via the coding sequence TTGAAGTATTTTGCCTTCATTTTATTAACTATTGGCTTACTGGCTGGATGTAATGGTAATCCTACCTCTTCCACGCCTTCTTATGATGAGATGAAAAAAATGGTGATTGATGCATTACAAACAGAAGAAGGAAAAAAATCTGTTCGAAAACTTTTAGATGACCCTGAATTTCAAGGAATGTTAGTTATTGATAGTGAGCAAGTAAAGAAGTCGGTTGAACAAACCATGTTATCCAAGGATGCAGAAGAATTTTGGAAAGAAGTTTATCAAGACCCTAAATTTTCAGAAACAATGGCAAAAAGTATGATGAAGCAACAGGAAGAATTAATGAAGACCCTCATGAAAGATCCGGAATACTTGAAAAGCCTCGAAAGCTTTTTTGGTTCTGCTGAAATGAATAAGGAGCTAGGAAAAGTATTACAATCTCCTGAGATGCGTAAAGAAATGCAAAAAGTCGTGGAAGAAACAATCCAAAGTCCTTTATTGCAAACTAAGTGGCAAAAACTTGTAGAAGAGGCTGGAGGAGGAGGACAAAAAAGCGAAGGTGGTGGCGGTGGCTCCGAAGAGAAGGGATCAGAACAAGGAAAAGAAGCAGAAAAATAA
- a CDS encoding KinB-signaling pathway activation protein, producing the protein MTIRNWFKFFLNAMWIGGLITGVLGLFIRWDDAFAKYFEAGQWSEFFAAFAFMVIMGFTISVITQMGFFAYLTIHQMGVNIFRTLTLWNWVQLLIILIVIFDLVFFRFKPNAETTGQIWLYVILLLILIVTAVVVAITKAKITKKHTLISALFFMIVVSTLEWLPVLMVRADNVDSWVTLLLFPILAVNAYQLLALPKYNAKSDEDRKKLEERRKARKEAVSK; encoded by the coding sequence GTGACAATTCGAAATTGGTTTAAATTTTTTCTAAATGCTATGTGGATAGGTGGACTAATCACAGGTGTGTTAGGTTTATTTATACGTTGGGACGATGCTTTTGCTAAATATTTTGAAGCGGGTCAATGGAGTGAGTTCTTCGCAGCATTCGCTTTTATGGTTATTATGGGATTTACGATAAGCGTAATCACTCAAATGGGCTTTTTTGCTTATTTAACAATTCATCAAATGGGTGTAAATATTTTTAGAACATTAACATTATGGAACTGGGTACAACTATTAATAATACTTATCGTTATTTTTGATTTGGTTTTCTTCCGTTTTAAACCGAATGCAGAAACAACCGGGCAAATTTGGTTATATGTTATTTTATTACTCATACTAATTGTAACTGCAGTAGTAGTAGCGATAACTAAAGCCAAAATAACTAAAAAACATACGCTTATATCTGCATTATTCTTTATGATTGTTGTTTCTACATTAGAGTGGTTGCCTGTATTAATGGTACGAGCAGACAACGTAGATAGCTGGGTGACATTATTATTATTCCCAATTCTCGCAGTTAATGCCTACCAATTATTAGCTTTGCCAAAATACAATGCAAAATCAGATGAAGATAGAAAAAAACTAGAAGAACGTAGAAAAGCAAGAAAAGAAGCCGTTTCTAAATAA
- a CDS encoding histidine phosphatase family protein has product MKKKLFLIRHCQAEGQEADAPLTEKGYKQALELASSLNNIRADQIISSPYLRARLTIDPYAKDTNLEIKIDTRLSERVLSTSNLPDWLDKLRSTFDDMDLKLEGGETSSEAQARIVEVVEEILDSNIENTVIVTHGNILSLLLRHYQNSFGFEQWKSLSNPDVFLMQFTNNEYTVHRVWKE; this is encoded by the coding sequence ATGAAAAAGAAACTATTTTTAATTAGACATTGCCAAGCGGAAGGGCAGGAAGCAGACGCACCCCTAACTGAAAAAGGTTACAAGCAAGCGTTAGAACTTGCTAGCTCCTTGAATAACATTCGTGCAGACCAAATAATTTCAAGCCCTTATTTAAGAGCTCGACTAACGATTGATCCATATGCAAAGGATACAAATCTAGAAATTAAAATAGATACACGTTTATCAGAACGTGTATTAAGCACGAGCAACCTGCCGGACTGGCTTGATAAGTTAAGGAGTACTTTTGATGATATGGACTTAAAGTTAGAAGGCGGCGAAACTAGCAGTGAAGCACAGGCACGAATAGTGGAAGTCGTGGAGGAAATCTTAGATAGTAATATAGAAAATACAGTTATCGTGACACATGGTAATATTCTGTCCCTACTATTGAGGCACTACCAGAATAGTTTTGGCTTTGAGCAATGGAAGAGTTTAAGCAATCCAGATGTATTTTTGATGCAATTCACGAATAATGAATATACAGTTCACCGAGTTTGGAAAGAATAA
- a CDS encoding LysR family transcriptional regulator, with the protein MEYQWLKTFIIAAETCNFRKASEKLLISQPGVTVHIKLLEEYLGISLFDRTNRRVGLSDAGKLFYEEAVLLTKNLEESVHRLHAFTEGYTHKWIIAISPLMAETILPYILRSFMDKHPDLEVSIRVEESNVIEDLVWKGDVHIGISALEATRKEIQSIELYEDPLIFVVPSDGYDEESGPIVNPEEYLSSNYLFTHHHPVVWDTLLLQLRKRVTNIRTMKVTQAHIVKRFIQEGLGISFLPQSIIKRELTEGRVMNVPFELFPLPKVKTFLLLKNRGDLEQEFIEKISNYYFG; encoded by the coding sequence ATGGAATATCAATGGTTGAAGACTTTTATTATCGCTGCCGAAACATGTAATTTTAGAAAAGCGTCCGAAAAATTACTAATTTCTCAGCCTGGCGTCACGGTTCATATAAAATTATTAGAAGAATATTTAGGGATTTCTTTATTTGACCGAACAAACAGACGCGTAGGTTTATCTGATGCTGGTAAATTGTTTTATGAAGAAGCTGTTCTACTTACAAAGAACTTAGAAGAAAGCGTGCATCGATTACATGCTTTTACTGAAGGATATACCCACAAGTGGATTATCGCCATTTCTCCCTTAATGGCAGAAACCATCTTGCCCTACATATTACGTTCATTTATGGACAAACATCCGGACTTGGAAGTATCTATAAGAGTTGAAGAATCTAATGTCATTGAAGATTTAGTATGGAAAGGAGATGTTCATATTGGCATCTCAGCACTAGAGGCTACACGGAAAGAAATACAATCTATTGAGCTCTATGAAGATCCTCTTATATTTGTTGTTCCTTCCGATGGGTATGATGAGGAATCGGGACCTATCGTGAATCCAGAAGAATACTTATCCAGCAATTATTTGTTCACTCATCACCATCCAGTTGTGTGGGACACACTTCTTTTACAGCTGCGCAAGCGAGTGACTAACATACGAACTATGAAAGTTACGCAGGCACATATAGTAAAACGCTTTATTCAAGAAGGCTTAGGTATTTCATTTCTTCCACAATCCATTATCAAACGAGAATTAACCGAGGGACGTGTGATGAATGTACCTTTCGAGTTATTTCCACTTCCCAAAGTAAAAACATTTTTATTACTTAAAAATAGAGGGGATCTCGAGCAGGAGTTTATAGAAAAAATATCTAACTACTATTTTGGATAA